The genomic interval GGTGAACGTCCGCTAAGAACGGGGTCCACCGCTTGCTGCCACCGTTCCGGCGCGTAGGCGGTCACCCGGGTGTGCGGCATGAGGCCCTGGCGGCCCAGCACGAAGCGGTGCGGACCACCCACGCTCACCCTGCCGCAACCACCGCCTCCACCCACGCCTCCTCCCCGCCCAAGAGCTCGGCCGCCATGTCGGTGAGGAAACGGATCACGGCCTCGCGTTCGGTGGGGCTGAGCCGGGCCGCGGCGAGGAAGCGGCGGGCGTGCTGGCGGCCAACGGTGTTCATGGCGGCTTCGCGGGTGGCGGGCGCGATGCTGATGGAGAGGGCGCGGCGGTCAGTGGGGTGTGGCGCGCGCGAGACGTGCCCTGCCTGCTCCAAGCGGTCGAGGAGCTTGGTGGTCGAGGCGCTTGAGATGCCAAGGTGGGTGGCGATGCCACCGGCGGTGGCGATGACGCCTTGGTTGGCACAGACGATCAGGTAGTGCAGCGCGCGCATGTCGGTGTCGTTCAGCCTCATGTACTTCAGGGACGCCTCTGACAGGTGCCGTTCGGCGTCCCGTAACCTACCGAGAGCGGCCATCACTCGGTTGATCTGGCCGACGTCTTGGTCGCCGAGCACGGTCCGGTCGATGAGTCTGCCGCCCGGGTCGTTGGCCTCCAGGCCGTACAAGTCGGCTGGGGCTAGCTCCTGAGTGCTCGCTAACTCGTCCATGCCCACATGCTACGTCAAACTGCTA from Trueperaceae bacterium carries:
- a CDS encoding MarR family transcriptional regulator, with the protein product MDELASTQELAPADLYGLEANDPGGRLIDRTVLGDQDVGQINRVMAALGRLRDAERHLSEASLKYMRLNDTDMRALHYLIVCANQGVIATAGGIATHLGISSASTTKLLDRLEQAGHVSRAPHPTDRRALSISIAPATREAAMNTVGRQHARRFLAAARLSPTEREAVIRFLTDMAAELLGGEEAWVEAVVAAG